The sequence below is a genomic window from Verrucomicrobiota bacterium.
ACCTGGGGCTGGCCGCAAGTGTTGCTGGATGGCCCGATTGATGATCGCGACTCGGGCGTCGTGGAAACCGCCAAGGCGAGCATTCTGGTAACCACCTTTACCTCGCTCGCATACGCCGGGATGCTCGAAAAAGCTGCCCAGAAGAAACCCGGCGAAAAAGGCGCTTGGCCCGAGGAAAAACTGCGGCAGTGGCAGGCGGCTCACCAACGCCTTTCGGCGGAACAACGGCAGGCGGAACTGGGCCAATGGATGATCCGTTCAACCGATGGCGGCGTGACCTGGTCCGCGCGCTATCCCACCATCGTCAACAGCCCGCACGGGCCAACTCAGCTCGCCGATGGCCGACTGCTATACGCGGGCAAAGAACTCTGGACCGTTGCCAGGCGGATCGGCGTTTGCGAGTCGCCGGACGACGGGCAAACCTGGCGATGGCTGGCGGAAATCCCCGCGCGCCCCGGCGATGACCCCAAACAATATCATGAGTTGCACGCCATTGAGACCCGCGATGGACGTCTGATCGCGCATATCCGCAACCACAACAAGATGGAGGCGGGGGAAACACTGCAAAGCGAGTCGACGGATGGCGGAAGAACCTGGTCGGTTCCCCATGCCATTGGGGTTTGGGGGCTGCCCTCGTTTCTGATGCGCCTGCGGGATGGCCGGTTGTTGATGACCTACGGTTATCGGCGTGTTCCGTTTGGCAATCAGGCCCGAGTGAGCGAGAATGATGGCCAATCGTGGTCCGAACCGATGACCATTTCCAGTGATGGCGCGTCCGGAGATTTGGGATATCCATCCACAGTGGAACTGGCGGATGGAGTGCTGCTCACCGTCTGGTACGAGCTGCCGAAAGACTCCACGCACGCAGTGCTGCGTCAGGCCCGGTGGAAGTTAATCTGATTGCGCCTGAAATCAGGGCTTATTCCAATGAGCTTTCAAGATGAGACAAAGGCGCGCAGGATTTTGGACGGCTGGCGAGACGCGAGCGAGGCGCA
It includes:
- a CDS encoding sialidase family protein, producing the protein MNTTCSRQSRRGFLQTAALVGGATVIGLRQTLHAAPPQATVLETRIISQQPEYYLGWPTLARRRNGDFLLSYSGGRAAHICPFGRVECMVSHDQGETWGWPQVLLDGPIDDRDSGVVETAKASILVTTFTSLAYAGMLEKAAQKKPGEKGAWPEEKLRQWQAAHQRLSAEQRQAELGQWMIRSTDGGVTWSARYPTIVNSPHGPTQLADGRLLYAGKELWTVARRIGVCESPDDGQTWRWLAEIPARPGDDPKQYHELHAIETRDGRLIAHIRNHNKMEAGETLQSESTDGGRTWSVPHAIGVWGLPSFLMRLRDGRLLMTYGYRRVPFGNQARVSENDGQSWSEPMTISSDGASGDLGYPSTVELADGVLLTVWYELPKDSTHAVLRQARWKLI